ATTCTGGATGCTTATGGATTCAACTCCTACGTGGACTTCTTCAGCGATCCGCCGCCAAACCCTGTCTATTATCCTGCCTGGTCCATCGACCTGATTGAAGGCTCGGATGCCAAAATTGCCAATACCAAGCTAAATGAGCTGCAGACTAAGTTCCTGCCGAAAGCTATTCTTGCCAAGCCGGCTGAGTTCGATTCCGTATGGAACGATTATACGGAACAGATCGAGAAAGCCAATGTGAAGGCTTACGAAGACAAGATCAATGAGCAGATTAAGTGGAGAATCGAGAACTGGAGTAAATAACGTAAGGTCTGGTACCGGGTTTTAGAAGGTGGAAGGCCGGGTGACGGCCTTCCACCTTACATTAATTTGATGGAGTAGGAGACAACGAATATGGATGAGACCTTAGAAATAGATACTGGCGTCCGGCGTCCGAAGAAGAACAAGAGGAAAAAGCAGCCGATTACCTGGCGCCTAATTAAGAATCAGAATCAGCTGATCTGGATGTCTGTGCCTTTAATGCTCTACATTATCCTTTTTGCCTACGTTCCTGTATGGGGCTGGACCATGGCGTTCCAGAACTATAGACCGGCCAAGTCCTTCGGCGAGCAGGAATGGGTGGGACTGAAGCAGTTCAAGTTTTTGTTCACCGATGATAACTTCATTCGCGTCCTGCGTAATACGCTGGCCATGGGGGTTATCAATCTGATCCTCGGCTTCGTTACAGCCATCGTGCTGGCGTTGCTGCTTAACGAGATTAAAAAAGTATTCTGGAAAAGAACCGTGCAGACGATTTCCTATCTGCCCCATTTCCTATCGTGGATTATCGTTACCGGTATTGTGGCTACCTCGCTGTCCATCAATGACGGGATTGTAAATATCGTTCTAATGAAGCTGCATCTGATTAAAGAGCCGATTCTGTGGCTCAGCGAAGGCAAGTATTTCTGGGGAATCGTAGGGGCTTCGCATGTGTGGAAGGAAGTGGGCTGGAATACTATTATCTATCTGGCTGCCATCGCTTCCATTGACCCTGCCCTGTATGAGGCTGCGGAGATTGACGGTGCGAACCGTTACAAGAAAATGATGCACGTAACCCTGCCTGGGATCAAGGCAACCATTGTTATTCTGATGATTATGTCCATAGGACATGTGCTGGAAGCAGGCTTTGAAGTACAGTACCTGCTCGGCAACGGACTGGTAGTAGACTGGGCTGAAACGATAGATATTTTCGTGCTTAAATACGGACTTGCACAAGGGAATTATTCACTCGCAACCGCTGGCGGGATTTTCAAAACGGTGGTCAGCGTGACATTGCTGCTTATGGCTAACGGGATTTCCAAGCGGCTTGGGGAAGAGAGGTTGTTATAATGGCGGATAACCGGCAGATTAGCCCTGGGCAACAAGCAGGCTTTACGGCGAAAAGAAACCTGGGCACCGGCAGACTTGAACCGTTTTTGTTCACTTCCTTCAATACGGTCTTCATGGTCTGTCTGGTGGTTGTGACTTTATATCCATTCATCAATACGA
The sequence above is a segment of the Paenibacillus sp. FSL R7-0204 genome. Coding sequences within it:
- a CDS encoding ABC transporter permease, whose product is MDETLEIDTGVRRPKKNKRKKQPITWRLIKNQNQLIWMSVPLMLYIILFAYVPVWGWTMAFQNYRPAKSFGEQEWVGLKQFKFLFTDDNFIRVLRNTLAMGVINLILGFVTAIVLALLLNEIKKVFWKRTVQTISYLPHFLSWIIVTGIVATSLSINDGIVNIVLMKLHLIKEPILWLSEGKYFWGIVGASHVWKEVGWNTIIYLAAIASIDPALYEAAEIDGANRYKKMMHVTLPGIKATIVILMIMSIGHVLEAGFEVQYLLGNGLVVDWAETIDIFVLKYGLAQGNYSLATAGGIFKTVVSVTLLLMANGISKRLGEERLL